Below is a window of Paenibacillus bovis DNA.
AGCTAGTCAACAATTATATGAAGGACAATCAAATACTTATTAAAAACGATATTGATAATGCGGATTACCAAATGTTTGTTATTAGTTTAGGAGTTAATTTAGATCAATTTTCTCCTGCAGATCAAAGTTTTATATTGGATTATGTTAAATTTATGGATCTATATGAGAATAAAAGAAAAAATAAATTGATTGAAAATTACGAACAAAAACTGTCAACGAATCAAATTTCCACAAATGAAATTATTGATTTAATGGATTTGATGCCAGTGGCTGATTCTGAAAAAGCTACTAAGCCATCTACTGTAAACGAGGTTATAGAAAATCAAAAAAATGCAATCGATCATAAGAATTCCGTAGAAGAGTCTGTTTATGAGAACTCTGTAGCACAATTAATATCTCCATCAGCGTATTCCAATGGCTATAGTTCAGTCAAAGCTAGAGACTATGCATATAAGTGGTGGGATGGAAGAAATCCATCATACCCTTATTATGCAAAATCAAAAGATTGTTCTATTACCTCTAAAGAATGTTGGAAAAAATGGGATGATTGCACCAATTTTGTTTCACAAGCTTTATTAGCTGGGGGGATGGAAGAATGGCCTGGTTTAGTAAATAGAAGTACGGCATGGTACTATATTGATAGTTTAATCAATGCACCTTCTCATAGTTGGGGTGGCGCAAATAGTTTTTATAAATTTTGGTCAATAAGAGCTAAAACAGCTCCAACTGCAGCAAAAGCTGCTATGGGTGATCCTGTAAATGCAGATTTTGAAGGCGATGGGGATATAAACCATACTGCTCTAATTACATTGCTTAAAGATGGCCACTTTTACTTAACACAACATACCGTGGACAAGAAAAATGCACCTCTTAGCAGCTGGTACTCTTCAGGATATAAAGTTTATGTTTGGAAAATGGATCAAGCTATTCAAAGTCAAATACCCAGTTGAAAAGAAGGGAGAGAGCCTAATTAAGCTCTCTCCCTTCTTTTTGAATTACATAGATTTTGAATATGTTTTTGATGCGTAACACCATATGTGAAATCAATTAATAACTACTAAAAGTAAGATTGAATATATTGAATCAAATTAGAAAAATAACAACATGATAAAAGATGAAATAGGCTTAGATCAGTTCCTGTCTTCTTTTCAAATATCCAAATAAGACGATCCCGGATATCGCGCAGACTGCCGCACACAGCCCGATAAATCCATATCCAGCCTGCAGCCCCCGCAGCAGTCCAATCGAGGTGTTGGCGCCGTAGGCGTTTTTAACTCCATCTATGACCCAGCCGATGACATAGTTGCCGATTACGCTGCCGACGCCCATCCAGGTCACGACAAACGTAATCGCGGTATCACTGCCATTGGGATAGCGTCGCGCAATAAATGCCATAACTGTCGGATAAATCATCGCAATACCTGCTCCTGACAGGGCAAACAGAAAAGCAACACGTTCTCCGCCGGCAATCGCGACAAATGTACACACTGCCGAGAAAGCAGAGAACACAATCAGGGACAATACGAACCCAATACGATCTGTCAGTGGGCCCAGCAGCAGCCTTCCCAGCGAGAACATGAGGAAGAAGCCGGACAGCAGGCCAGAGGCTTTTACCGTGTCCCAGGCATAGGCTTTTTCCAGAAAGTTAACGAGCCAGCCACCGACCGCCAGCTCCGATACTACGCCAAAGGACAGAATCAGAACCATCAGCCACAGCGCAGGATCGCGGGTTAGCGTTTTCATGGAAATGCGGTCTTCATGCGGTAGATCATCACCGGGAAAATGACTGCGCAGCGCAAACAGGATCGGCAGCAGACACAGCGACAGCATCACCAGATACATACCGCGCCAGTCCAGCTCATGACCAAATACCGACAGCGACATCACGCCGGTCGCCAGCAGGGGGGCCACCGTAGAACTAAGCCCATAGAAGAAATGGGACAGATTCATCATGGTTCCGGTATTTTTGACAAAGATCCGTGCGCCGAGAATCGCCAGTGCGATCTCCAGCATCCCGTTGCCAATATACATAAAGAAATACGATGAAGCGAACAGCGGATAGGTATGGGACAGATAGATAAATACGCCAGATAACACCATCGAGCCAAAAGCGATAATACTGACAGCCTTGATGCCCCACAAACGTACCAGAATAGCGGTAAATGAACAAGCAATCAGATAACCGAGTGCATTGAGCGACAGCAGCGTGCCCAGCTGCTGTTCATCCAGATTAAAATCGAACTGGATACGCGGAATTGCCGGGCCTTTGATATTCTCCGAGATCCCGAATACGATAAAGCCGACGAAAATAGTCGCCAGCTGCATCGCATAGATCCGGTTAAATTTGCGTTCTTTTGCTTCCACAACAAGTTTCCTCCAGATTCATTAAATAGGAATAAAGATAGAATAATTGCAATATCAGGACAAAAACTGCCTAATTCCGCTCGATTAGCTGAACATGGTAAGTCAGGCTTTCCAGTGTCATCGTGATTAATCCGGTCAGATATTCATGCCGGGTGTCCTGCTGAATGAGCAGCTGCGGCATATGCTCGGACGGAATCTGCTGCCGGCAGTCCTGCTCGATCTGCCCCAGCATGGAAGGAGCAATCGCGCCGCCGGTAATAACGAGAGCAGCCGGGTTGATAATCGCAATAATCGAGACGATCGTATGGACGACCAGTGTATGAATCCCTTGGGGTGTGCCTAACTGACGAAGCTGTTCTTCCCGGCTGATCCCGAAGGGCAAATAGGACACCTCGCCGCTAAAAAAGCTGTTGCCGCTAAGCAAGCGTCCGCCAATTATGAAACCTGCCCCGGCATAATGATTCTCGGAAAAGGTCAGCACGGCAAAATTACTGTCTTCTTCATAATTCTGTTCATGATACAGTCCATATACCGTCAGATTCATATCATTTTGGATAATCATCTGCAGACCCTCGTAACGCTGCTGCAGAATATGTACCAGTGGTTGACCTGCCAGCTCGGCGACATCACAGATGCCAATCTGCCCATTATGGGCAACACCGGGAATCCCGATTCCTACGGCCTGTACATTGTGATACCGACCGAGCAGATCATCCAGCAGCTGTTCGATGGTCTGCACATTAATGACTTCGTACTCTCGGGTATGCTGCTCCAGAATCTCTCCGTTCAGATTGGCACGGGCATGGGTGATCGAGTGGATACCGCGCTCTGTGCGGATAATAAGACCAATCAGGCTGGCATAATCGGCATTGAACTGATAACGACTGGCTGGTCGTCCACCGCTGGATTCATCGGGCCCCAGATCCAGAATTTCGCCGGTCTGTACCAGTTCATTGAGGATAGTACCGCAGGTAGCTATGCTGAGCCGGGTCAGACTGGCGATAGACGCTTTGGTTCCTGTACCGGTTGTACGGAGTGTATTTTTAACCAGCTCGATATTGATTTTTTTGACCTGCTGGGTACTATGGTATAACGGTCGCATGAGGGAACAGGCTCCTTTGTTTTACTTTTTAAAATAGATTTAATAAGTCGATCCATAGTAGTCTAACGGTATGTATCCGGAAAAGCAACCCCTGTAAGAAATGAACATTTCCGTTATAGAAGTGCTGGATCATGAGGATAGAAGAAGCTCGGAAAAGCATTAATAGAAATAGTACAAAAAAACCAGTGGAGAAGAGGTACATTCTTCGATGCCATCGCATATGGCTATACATCATACACATCTATTTGACAGCTTCTTTATTTGGTAAAAGGTGGATAATAGAGCGAGAATATGTCATGATGATTAGATACATAATGGAAGATTAAGGAGAAATACGCAATGAAAATCTATACGATCACGATAGTCGTAGTACTGCTGCTGTGTGCATGTGCAGCCGATGCGAATGCGGTCCGATTGAACCGGGATACGGCGTCAGATCCCCTTTCTGGTTCTACAGGTTATGGGGAGCGTCTGCCTGTACCCGGCGAAAAGTCACTGGAAGCCCTGATAGCAAAAGAAATCTGGAAATTATACAAAATAGACATACCGGACAGCGATATCCATGTCGTAGAGCGGCAGGATACCGGCCAAGCGACAGCAGCCAGTTACAGTCTAACGTATCAAAAGGTTCCGTATGCTGGTCTGATCATCGGTTATCGAAGCAATGAAAAATGGTATAAACTCAGTATGGATATAATGAAAGTATATCGGGATATGAGGGTACAGACCGCTGACTCGGGAGGTGCTGCTTCACTGCCCAATCAGCACCGGGATGGTCTGGCCTTCCGCAGTGTTTATGGATATGTCCATGACCCCAATATCCGGCAGATTCGGATCGAATATCAGGGCGGACGAATATCTACGCTGCTACTTGCTGAGGGACAGTCGATTTATATGGACAGCAACATCGAACCCGAACAACGGGAACAGGAAAAACAGCAAAATCAGCAAAACCAACAGTTCGAGCAGTTATTGCGGATAACGATGTACAGTGCCAATGGCAAAGTGCTATATGACCGCGATTATTCACCTGATGGCCAAGCAGAAATATAACGGAAAAGAAAAATGGTGTAAATATAAAACCTTTTTGAAGATCTGCCGTAATATAGACAGTCAGGAAAATTGAATTAGTCAAAAAGGCACTAGATTTTCCTTCTTTTTGATTGAATGGGTAAAGTTTGTACCTTATAATCAAAGTGATTCAATACTATGTAAACTAATGGGGGATATGCCAATGCTCGTAGGTAAAGGCGCAGTACGCGA
It encodes the following:
- a CDS encoding amidase domain-containing protein: MNIKKQVVQFVAVGMSFFLFSSSTNASTNSTPIEIDVPTSQADYLDYLNDIKEGEIKVPIKKLEEINTSKEDVLEKYDHAIKLVNNYMKDNQILIKNDIDNADYQMFVISLGVNLDQFSPADQSFILDYVKFMDLYENKRKNKLIENYEQKLSTNQISTNEIIDLMDLMPVADSEKATKPSTVNEVIENQKNAIDHKNSVEESVYENSVAQLISPSAYSNGYSSVKARDYAYKWWDGRNPSYPYYAKSKDCSITSKECWKKWDDCTNFVSQALLAGGMEEWPGLVNRSTAWYYIDSLINAPSHSWGGANSFYKFWSIRAKTAPTAAKAAMGDPVNADFEGDGDINHTALITLLKDGHFYLTQHTVDKKNAPLSSWYSSGYKVYVWKMDQAIQSQIPS
- a CDS encoding MFS transporter, giving the protein MQLATIFVGFIVFGISENIKGPAIPRIQFDFNLDEQQLGTLLSLNALGYLIACSFTAILVRLWGIKAVSIIAFGSMVLSGVFIYLSHTYPLFASSYFFMYIGNGMLEIALAILGARIFVKNTGTMMNLSHFFYGLSSTVAPLLATGVMSLSVFGHELDWRGMYLVMLSLCLLPILFALRSHFPGDDLPHEDRISMKTLTRDPALWLMVLILSFGVVSELAVGGWLVNFLEKAYAWDTVKASGLLSGFFLMFSLGRLLLGPLTDRIGFVLSLIVFSAFSAVCTFVAIAGGERVAFLFALSGAGIAMIYPTVMAFIARRYPNGSDTAITFVVTWMGVGSVIGNYVIGWVIDGVKNAYGANTSIGLLRGLQAGYGFIGLCAAVCAISGIVLFGYLKRRQELI
- a CDS encoding ROK family protein, which codes for MRPLYHSTQQVKKINIELVKNTLRTTGTGTKASIASLTRLSIATCGTILNELVQTGEILDLGPDESSGGRPASRYQFNADYASLIGLIIRTERGIHSITHARANLNGEILEQHTREYEVINVQTIEQLLDDLLGRYHNVQAVGIGIPGVAHNGQIGICDVAELAGQPLVHILQQRYEGLQMIIQNDMNLTVYGLYHEQNYEEDSNFAVLTFSENHYAGAGFIIGGRLLSGNSFFSGEVSYLPFGISREEQLRQLGTPQGIHTLVVHTIVSIIAIINPAALVITGGAIAPSMLGQIEQDCRQQIPSEHMPQLLIQQDTRHEYLTGLITMTLESLTYHVQLIERN